One region of Acanthopagrus latus isolate v.2019 chromosome 24, fAcaLat1.1, whole genome shotgun sequence genomic DNA includes:
- the LOC119015641 gene encoding FERM and PDZ domain-containing protein 4-like isoform X3, with product MSGWPPPGPGSWGGLQGPPYSWDSMNSSREGRDGLTSQVSQSSSLEEVHLDGVPPAPRLVEMRRDPVLGFGFVAGSEKPVVVRSVTPGGPSEGKLLPGDEIIMINDEPVSSAPRERVIDLVRSCKESIMLTVVQPYPSPKSAFISAAKKAMLKSNPVKVRFAEEVIINGQVPNPVKDNSLLFMPNVLKVYLENGQTKSFRFDSSTSIKDVLLTLQEKLSIKCIEHFSLVLEQRTEGSGSKLLLLHEQEMLSQVTQRPGSDKMKCFFRVSFVPRDPVELLRRDAVAFEYLYVQSCNDVCLERFGPELKYDAALRLAALQMYILTMTTRQSQKVSLKYIQKEWGLPLFLPPAVLSSMKEKNIKKALTHILKTNQNLVPPGKKLTALQAKVHYLRYLSELRLYGGREFKSILLQGEKQTDVTLLVGPRYGISHVINARTNLVALLADFSHVNRIEILTEDDTNVRLELHVLDVRPITLIMESSDAMNLACLTAGYYRLLVDARRSIFSMPHCNSTGGDDNSQDRVLEWPYSTSLGNNEEPSLRQEEDYDRDSEYPDNGQRENSISPYFHEPQNPDLGPQRSLLPPPLPPATRHKTQDSPRSAKVSFIFGGDPPLNKAKNMGYERLLESPEVPEHRPPYMHNNTDFQPQDRVPFQFSGLTHVYSNIISEEGGEEPLLRDLFYRDTTDDAEDDDDASCEEDSTGGTPVGDDRGGGGENCGNQGGGLATAAGKSTFLTLSGSTDDIIDLTSLPPPEGDDGVDEEDDDTLLETLNLAIAAPPPGFRDSSDEDTAPEGRPLSTHDNDDIPVSLIDAVPTHEEGEGSMGGERRLENAVVNTLQALEALSVSEQRPPPPPPNSNNPGVYASRGFSPESSSDSGNETNSSEMTEISELAATHRLSESHMRLLVATREGYQPLLEEKTEFPVSPSTGGTIQKKPRSPTRHLQPPAVPPRRSPLLDTASSGPNSLEVRPQTNFSSTLQRPSSTTPGGKHHKKSADSSGKYNTFSTRDLHRGESSGSRSRLDLDQRTSFCERGEGQRRQSAFLAENCAAEGLAMNSLSRDHHRVPRPPSSTSDNMLDVVNMGNCNVDNGAAAVEQDEHLVVASLLSPTKKSRSAGSDQGSDIQSDHQPISRQQSVARLCEYHLAKRISNLQGEAHSSLQGSLCSSLDAGGSTNSSACATPTDSPLGPGAVESKHHHLQRHPLSSSSSSLLRVLNYDDNKPGIPRGIPVQGPQGKDLHPHADPALLRKMLPNIHPPAAGGEPGRPSSATPSKHKETTGTGSKRSNNELHAKQQACLKGLNQKEGSEAYRQLINYLTVSQMHQGGKLHSAGMGGAVKKDTRRFITSNPQLVEMVKNRGNTIARCPCMPSSISSPFLSPNLVNPNSATMQLANKNQRSYHSATLPAKLKRSPDMHAQRVNDTLDFRPATAERRSSFSGLESELERSGMDPEHFLSLYKREGCISRDGGFIPGGNREGGGTINRAPPRSRSQPSGTTEDWFRSDPRAKHAVRQSSRPNDSLCFSAAPSVSGQRADLNTITLGRGDHPSAFIRQTSAGNRACITSPTPSSQSQPPPPPPPPPPPLPLSMQANVSSTNSGCTQNSIHPTQSRQNQNHIHSVTPTLQQTDPFSNNLQRGRELKRSCSNVTANSGSVEVLFDKPSRSRSQQPLMPSVPQQGETKVQRRPTRKRLSKSYSQGSVSSHTTCWSTGNRVDSRRASVAFPLQKDAKHMKGSQKLDNSPWRCNGPFSYCFFKRKSEGEDDEIEWERPRRSRGDIDHDDPAAAILPCGSAVDAAGEQLYGEVLNNMSFSDRLARINALKDRMYGFPSGFTDVRRDASELIALVRSSIGRCDRGPQMPLQDVSQYKQLLSVESKELGRACRRMAQAHSSPEEMLLAVTCSFQVLCCLCEACMCLVRGLGASASHQQREVVAKVDEVVMNYICLLKAAEVATVGAPGEHSVKALVRHSSTMSAIANALTRSLKTLLSK from the exons ATGTCGGGCTGGCCTCCCCCCGGCCCAGGCTCCTGGGGTGGACTGCAGGGGCCCCCGTACAGCTGGGACAGCATGAACAGCTCCAGGGAGGGACGGGACGGCCTCACCAG CCAAGTGTCCCAGAGCAGCTCCCTGGAGGAGGTTCACCTGGACGGGGTCCCTCCCGCCCCTCGCTTGGTGGAGATGAGACGGGACCCGGTCCTGGGTTTCGGCTTCGTGGCAGGCAGCGAGAAACCGGTGGTGGTCCGCTCTGTCACTCCAG GTGGTCCATCGGAGGGGAAGCTGTTGCCAGGCGATGAGATCATCATGATCAACGATGAACCTGTCAGCTCGGCCCCGAGGGAGCGAGTCATCGACCTCGTCAG GAGCTGCAAAGAATCCATCATGTTGACTGTTGTCCAGCCGTATCCT TCCCCTAAATCAGCGTTCATCAGTGCAGCCAAAAAAGCCATGCTCAAGTCCAATCCGGTCAAAGTGCGCTTTGCAGAGGAGGTCATCATAAACGGCCAGGTTCCA AACCCGGTGAAGGACAACTCTCTTCTGTTCATGCCAAATGTCCTGAAGGTCTACCTGGAGAACGGGCAGACAAAGTCTTTTCGCTTTGACAGCAGTACCTCTATCAAG GACGTGCTCCTGACGCTGCAAGAGAAGCTGTCGATCAAATGCATCGAGCACTTCTCCCTTGTGCTGGAGCAGAGGACGGAAGGCTCTGGAAGCAAACTGCTTCTCCTGCACGAACAGGAGATGCTCTCTCAG GTGACCCAGAGGCCCGGCTCTGACAAGATGAAGTGTTTCTTCAGAGTCAGCTTCGTGCCCAGAGACCCCGTGGAGCTGCTCCGGAGAGACGCTGTGGCATTTGAATACCTCTATGTACAG AGTTGTAACGACGTGTGCTTGGAACGGTTCGGACCGGAGCTGAAGTATGACGCCGCGCTCCGACTGGCCGCGCTGCAGATGTACATCCTCACCATGACAACCAGGCAGAGCCAGAAGGTCTCGCTCAAGTACATCCA AAAGGAGTGGGGTCTGCCGCTCTTCCTGCCTCCCGCCGTGCTGTCCAGcatgaaggagaaaaacatcAAGAAGGCTCTGACGCACATCCTCAAAACCAACCAGAACCTCGTGCCTCCGGGGAAAAAA CTGACTGCTTTGCAGGCCAAGGTGCATTACCTGAGGTACCTCAGCGAACTCAGACTGTATGGAGGGAGGGAGTTCAAATCAATACTTTTG CAAggggagaaacagacagatgtgacGCTGTTAGTGGGCCCACGTTACGGCATCAGTCACGTCATCAACGCCCGGACCAACCTGGTGGCCCTGTTGGCTGACTTCAGCCACGTCAACCGCATCGAGATCCTCACCGAGGATGACACCAACGTCCGACTGGAGCTGCATGTGCTGGACGTCAGG CCCATCACATTGATTATGGAGTCGAGTGACGCAATGAACCTGGCCTGTTTAACAGCGGGCTACTACCGCCTCCTAGTGGACGCAAGGAGATCTATCTTCAGCATGCCCCACTGCAACAGCACTGGAGGGGATGACAACA GTCAGGATCGTGTCTTGGAGTGGCCATACAGCACATCTTTAGGGAACAACGAGGAGCCATCACTCAGGCAGGAGGAGGACTACGACAGGGACTCTGAGTATCCAGACAACgggcagagagagaacagcatCTCTCCCTACTTCCACGAACCGCAAAACCCCGACCTTGGGCCTCAGAGAAGTCTGTtgccccctcctcttccccctgcTACCAGACACAAAACTCAAGACTCACCGCGGAGCGCTAAAGTGTcatttatttttgggggggaccCGCCGTTGAACAAGGCAAAGAACATGGGCTATGAAAGACTGCTGGAGAGCCCTGAGGTACCCGAGCACAGACCGCCCTACatgcacaacaacacagactttCAGCCACAGGACAGGGTGCCATTTCAGTTCAGTGGCCTCACGCATGTCTATAGTAACATTATAAGCGAGGAAGGTGGCGAAGAGCCACTGCTAAGGGATCTGTTTTACCGTGACACAACTGACGACGCAGAGGATGACGACGATGCCTCCTGTGAAGAAGACTCCACAGGTGGAACACCGGTGGGTGacgacagaggaggaggaggagaaaactgtGGGAACCAAGGGGGAGGGTTAGCCACGGCCGCCGGCAAATCTACTTTCCTGACGCTCTCTGGTtccactgatgacatcatcgaCCTGACATCACTGCCTCCTCCTGAGGGAGACGACGGCGTCGACGAGGAAGACGATGACACGCTGCTAGAGACGCTCAACCTTGCGATTGCGGCTCCACCACCGGGCTTCCGGGACAGCTCGGATGAGGACACAGCCCCTGAGGGAAGGCCACTGAGCACACATGACAATGACGATATCCCAGTATCGTTAATTGACGCCGTTCCAACACAtgaggagggggaagggagcatgggaggagagagaaggctGGAGAATGCAGTCGTGAATACTCTACAGGCGCTGGAagctttgtctgtctctgagcAGAGGCCTCCCCCGCCACCACCCAACAGTAACAACCCAG GGGTGTATGCATCTCGAGGCTTCAGCCCAGAGTCGTCCTCGGATTCTGGCAATGAGACCAACTCCTCAGAGATGACTGAAATCTCTGAATTGGCTGCTACTCACAGGCTCAGTGAGAGCCACATGCGTCTTCTAGTGGCCACAAGGGAAGGGTACCAACCTTTACTCGAGGAGAAAACAGAATTCCCCGTCTCACCCAGTACAGGAGGAACGATACAGAAGAAACCCCGTAGTCCAACACGGCACCTTCAGCCTCCAGCAGTTCCTCCAAGACGGAGCCCCCTCTTGGACACCGCATCATCGGGGCCAAACAGCTTGGAGGTGAGGCCCCAGACTAACTTCTCATCCACTCTACAGCGCCCAAGTTCCACCACACCAGGAGGCAAGCATCACAAAAAATCTGCAGACTCCAGCGGGAAATATAACACTTTCAGCACGAGGGATTTGCATCGAGGGGAGAGTAGTGGGAGCCGCAGTCGTCTGGACTTGGACCAGCGCACGTCATTTTGCGAGCGAGGGGAGGGTCAAAGAAGACAAAGTGCTTTTTTGGCAGAAAACTGTGCAGCTGAGGGCCTTGCAATGAATAGCCTTTCTCGTGACCATCACAGAGTTCCCCGCCCTCCTTCCTCTACCTCTGATAATATGTTAGATGTAGTCAACATGGGGAACTGTAATGTAGATAATGGCGCTGCAGCAGTTGAGCAAGACGAACATCTAGTTGTAGCATCGTTGCTGTCCCCAACCAAAAAATCCAGATCAGCAGGGTCTGACCAGGGATCGGACATACAGAGTGACCATCAGCCGATTTCTAGACAGCAGAGTGTTGCACGGCTGTGTGAGTACCATCTAGCGAAAAGGATTTCAAATTTGCAAGGAGAAGCCCACAGTTCACTACAGGGCTCTCTGTGCTCATCCCTAGATGCTGGTGGCAGCACAAACAGTAGTGCCTGTGCCACCCCAACTGACTCACCACTTGGCCCTGGTGCAGTTGAGTCAAAACACCACCATTTGCAAAGGCACCCGCTTTCtagttcctcctcctcattacTCAGGGTGCTAAACTATGATGATAACAAACCGGGAATCCCTCGCGGCATCCCTGTCCAGGGCCCTCAGGGAAAGGACCTCCACCCTCACGCAGACCCTGCCCTCCTTCGGAAAATGCTGCCCAACATTCACCCTCCTGCTGCGGGAGGTGAACCAGGGCGCCCTTCTTCAGCCACGCCATCTAAGCATAAAGAGACCACAGGTACTGGAAGCAAAAGATCCAACAATGAACTGCATGCTAAACAGCAGGCCTGTCTCAAGGGGCTGAACCAGAAGGAAGGCAGTGAGGCCTACAGACAGCTGATTAACTATCTAACTGTCAGCCAGATGCATCAGGGAGGGAAACTGCATAGTGCAGGCATGGGAGGGGCAGTTAAAAAGGACACCAGGCGCTTTATCACTAGCAACCCTCAGCTTGTTGAAATGGTAAAGAACAGGGGGAATACTATTGCTCGCTGCCCATGTATGCCTTCCTCCATATCATCCCCATTCCTCAGTCCAAATTTAGTAAACCCTAATTCAGCCACCATGCAGCTGGCAAATAAAAATCAACGGTCATACCATTCAGCCACACTTCCTGCCAAACTCAAGAGAAGTCCTGACATGCATGCTCAGAGAGTGAATGACACTCTAGATTTCAGGCCAGCtactgctgagaggaggagctcCTTTTCTGGCCTGGAAAGTGAACTAGAGAGGAGTGGCATGGACCCAGAGCACTTCCTGTCACTGTATAAGCGAGAGGGCTGTATCAGCCGTGATGGTGGATTTATTCCAGGTGGAAACCGTGAGGGTGGGGGCACCATTAATCGTGCCCCACCTCGGTCAAGAAGCCAACCTAGTGGCACCACAGAGGACTGGTTCAGATCAGATCCGAGAGCAAAGCATGCTGTTCGTCAGTCTTCTCGTCCTAATgattctctttgtttctctgctgcccCCAGTGTAAGTGGTCAACGAGCAGACCTCAACACCATCACACTAGGAAGGGGAGACCATCCTTCAGCTTTTATCAGACAGACATCTGCTGGCAATAGGGCTTGCATTACATCTCCAACTCCCAGCTCACAATCTcaacctcctccacctcctcccccaccacctcctccattGCCCCTTTCCATGCAAGCCAACGTTAGCTCCACCAACTCAGGATGCACACAGAATTCCATTCATCCCACCCAGTCCCGGCAGAATCAGAACCACATTCATTCTGTCACTCCAACCCTGCAACAGACAGATCCCTTCAGCAATAATCTGCAACGGGGCCGGGAGCTCAAACGCAGCTGCAGCAATGTGACTGCCAATTCTGGTAGTGTGGAGGTTCTGTTTGACAAGCCCAGCCGAAGCCGGAGCCAGCAGCCCTTGATGCCATCTGTGCCCCAGCAAGGTGAGACCAAAGTCCAGCGGAGGCCAACGAGGAAGCGGCTCTCCAAGAGCTATTCCCAGGGCTCTGTGTCTTCTCATACCACGTGCTGGTCTACAGGCAATAGGGTAGACAGTAGAAGGGCGTCTGTGGCATTTCCATTGCAAAAGGATGCTAAACACATGAAGGGCTCTCAAAAACTGGACAACAGTCCCTGGAGGTGCAACGGGCCTTTTAGCTACTGCTTCTTTAAACGTAAGAGTGAGGGTGAAGATGATGAGATTGAATGGGAGAGGCCGAGACGCAGCCGTGGCGATATTGATCATGACGATCCAGCTGCAGCCATATTGCCCTGTGGCTCAGCAGTGGATGCAGCTGGGGAGCAGCTGTACGGGGAGGTCCTCAATAACATGAGCTTCAGTGACCGTCTCGCACGAATCAACGCACTGAAGGACCGCATGTATGGCTTCCCATCCGGCTTCACTGACGTACGCCGTGATGCCAGCGAGCTCATCGCACTGGTGAGATCCAGCATAGGTCGCTGCGACCGTGGACCCCAGATGCCTCTGCAGGACGTGTCCCAGTAcaagcagctcctctctgttgAGTCGAAAGAATTAGGCCGGGCGTGCCGGCGGATGGCACAGGCCCACAGTAGTCCTGAGGAGATGCTGCTAGCTGTCACCTGTAGCTTCCAGGTGCTATGCTGCCTCTGTGAAGCTTGTATGTGTCTGGTCAGGGGTCTCGGGGCCTCAGCCTCACATCAACAGAGAGAGGTTGTGGCAAAGGTTGACGAGGTTGTCATGAACTACATCTGTCTGCtcaaagcagcagaggttgCCACTGTTGGAGCACCAGGGGAGCACAGTGTGAAAGCCCTGGTCCGCCACTCGAGCACCATGTCGGCCATTGCTAACGCACTCACCCGCTCCCTTAAAACGCTGCTTAGCAAGTAG